Within the Gloeobacter kilaueensis JS1 genome, the region AGCGCTGAAGACCGCCGTAGTTGTTGCTGGAGCGCACAGAAAGGATATTTGTGTCATCTTTGAAAATTCTTTTTAGAAGCACCCCCGTGCCATGGTTTTCGACAACCTCATCGAGGGTGATCAAAAGAGTTGCATTGGCCGTCTTCGGAAGCAGCGAGTCGTCATCAGATTCTTGCATCACGATACTGGTGACCGACGAGACAGGCTCGCTTGTGGCGATGAGTGCAGCCAGCTTTTCGCGCAGTTCGGCGTTTCTTTGCGCTTTCTGGTCCATCAACCCGTGCCAGTTGATATCCACGCTCCCGTCTCCTTGACTTCGGTGTGTCTGTTGAGCGGATAGTTGCATTCAACCAATGTTAGCGGCCCCAGAGCGGGTGGAGTCGAGATAGAGCCCCACCACCTCAGTAGCCGGACCACTGCAGACGATTCGACCGCCGCTCAGCCAGACCGCCCGCTCGCAGGACTGTTCGATGAAGGGCAGATCGTGGGAGACCACTAAGACCGTGGTGTGCGACTGCCAGAACTGCCCCAACCGGTTGCGGCACTTTTCTTTGAAGCGCTCGTCTCCCACCGAAAGCACCTCGTCGAGGATCAAGATGTCCGGCGGTACGTCGGTGGCGATAGCAAAGCCCAACCGGGCGGTCATGCCCGAGGAAAGCGTCTTCACCGGTACGTCGGCGTAGGACTCCAGATCCGCAAAGCGCAAGATCTCCTGGCTGCGCTCGCGCATCTGCTGGCGGGAGAAGCCCAAAAACACGCCGTAGAGCACGATGTTGTCCACCAGCGACAGCTCCGAGTCGAACCCGGCCCCGAGTTCGATGAGGGGGGCGATGTCGCCCTGGACCCGGACTTCGCCCGTGTTGGGCTTTAAGATGCCGCAGATCACCTTGAGCAAGGTAGATTTGCCGGAGCCGTTCGAGCCGATGATCCCCAGCTTCTCACCGGCACTGACCACCAGATCGATGCGGTCGAGCACCTGCTTGCGGCCAGGCTTGCGGTAGCGGCCATCCAGAAACGAGAGGATGGTGGTCTTGAGATCGTAGGAGAACTCTTCCTGGGTGCGCCGCCAGAGGGAGACGTTATTGAGCCGTATAACTTCCAAGCCAATGTTTGAGATGAACTTTTAGGCAGCCTAACCCGATTCGGAGCCTACAACAAGTCCATGTACTGGTCGGAGCGGGCATTAAAAAACAGAGCGCCGATGGTGCAGACGACCGTACCTGAGAGCAGCGCGATTCCCAGTACGCCCCAACTGAGATCGGCCCGACCGAGGATGAGCTGGCGCAGGCCCTCGATGATCGGCGTCAGGGGATTGAGATCGATGAATGTCTTGACCTGCTTGGGCACGATCGCCGCCGGATAGAACACGGGACTACTGAGAAACAGGGCAAAGGCCACCAGTTCGTAGAGGTAGGGCAGATCTCGAAAAAATACGTACAGGGCGCTCACCAGGAAGCTGATACCTGTGGCGGCGAGCACCAGAGCTACGGAGGGGATCACCAAAAGCAGCGCATAGAACGGATTGTGGGAGACCACCAGCGTCATCACAGCCAGCAGCGGCAGGGGACCGACGACGAACTGAAAGATGTTGGATAAGACCAGCGACAGGGGCAGGATGCTGAAGGGCAGGCGGATCTTGTTGAGCAGGGCACCGCTGTTGACGACACTCGGCAGCGCCTGGGTAGTGGTGACGTTAAAGAAGTTGATTACCACGAGCCCGGTGAAGGCGGCGAGCAGGTAGTTGAGCAGCGAATGGTCGTAGTAGGCGGCAAAAGTGGTGCCAAAGATGGCCGTATAGGCGGCAGTCATCAGCAGGGGATTGAGAAGCGACCAGTACACCCCCAGAATCGAGCCTCGATAGCGCACCTTGAGGTTGCGCTGGGTAAGCACAAAAAGCAATTCCAGGTAGCGGTGGGCTGAGGGAGCCAGTTTTTCGAGTGGGAGTGCGCGCAGCATTGTGGCGAGACTGGGCATCTACTTACCATACGGCACTTCGCCCAGTTCGAGAATGTTACCGTCTGGATCTTGGACGAAGAAGGCGGCCCGGCCCGAGGCGCTCGCTTGAACGGGGAAGCCCGCTTTTTCTAAGCGATCCCTGGCAGCCAAAAGATCGTCCACGGCCAGCGCCAGGTGACGGTTGCGCCCCAGCCTCTGGGCATCGACTGGATCCGGGCAAATCTGAGCAGAGACGATGAGATGAATCTGAAAATCCCCCAGCTCGTACCACAGACCCGCAAAGCCCAGGGCTCGATCGCGAGCCGGGGTGAGCCCCAGCACCTCACCGTAAAAGTGGGCGGACCGTTCGAGGTCACCTACCAGGATCGCCGCGTGCAAAGGACGGATGACGCGCATGATCGCCGCTCGTACGGATCGATCACGCACGATACCCCAGCAAAGCGGTGCTGTCCAATCGGTAAGATAGAGGCGGAGGAGTTGGCGCGGTGGTCGCGGGCCGGGCAACCGGCCTGAGGAAAGTCCGGGCTCCCCAACGAGCGGATTGCTGGGTAACGCCCAGTGCGCGCGAGCGTGAGGATAGTGCCACAGAAACATACCGCCGATGGGAGTGGCAACACTCCACAGGCAAGGGTGCAAAGGTGCGGTAAGAGCGCACCAGCGACATCGAGAGGTGTCGGCTCGGTAAACCCCGTCCTGAGCAAGGCGGGGGACAGATGGGTTGCTCGTTGACCGTCCCCCAAAAGCCGCTTGAGGCGTCAGGCAACTGGCGTCCCAGACAGATGACCGCCCTTCGAACAGAACCCGGCTTACGTCCGGCTCCTCCACCTGAGTTTCTATCCGGTGGGTGACATGGAAAACAACGTTCTCAGACAACTCCTCTTGATGGGCGTGGGTGCAACCGCTGTCCTCACCGAACGGATTCAGCAGGCCGTCGATGAGTGGGTGGGCGAGGGCCGCCTGCGCCAGGAAGATGCCAAAGAATTTCTCGACGATCTGCTCATTCGCCTGCGCGAGGAGCAGGGCAACCTCGAAGAACAGTTCCGCCGCCAGATCAAGACGGTGCTCAAAGAATACGACGTGCCCAACCAGTCCGAAATCGAAGCGCTTAAAAACCGCCTCGACCGCCTGGAGTACCAGTTACGCCAGTTGCAGGACAGGCTGTAAACCGGATCTGCCATTGACAAAGAGCTTGACTCCACGTAAGGTAATTTTGCATGTCGGTCCGGCATTTGCCTCGAACCTTCGTCTGGAAGCGTGCCGGAGTTGTTTTTGTCTGATCGCCAACGACATCGCAGTGTTTACCAGAGGGGGCTATGCAAGTATTGATTCAAGATCTCAGCTATGGCCTGCGGTCGCTTTTGAGCAAGCCTGTCTTTACCGTCGTCGCACTGGTTGCCCTCGCCCTTGGGATCGGTGCGAACACGGCTGTCTTCAGCGTCGTCAACGCTGTCTTACTCAAGCCCTTTCCCTACAAACATCCCGAGCAATTGATCGTCGTCTCTGCAAAGGATGGGCAGATAGACGAAGGAGTGAGCTATCCCGACTACCTCGATTATCGGGAGGCCAGAACCAGCTTCACCCAGTCAGCTGCTTTTTTAGGTGAAAGCTTTGTCCTCTCAGGGGGCGGACAGCCAGAACGGCTGCGCGGTGCGTTTGTCAGCTCCGGATACCTCTCTACACTCGGTATCGCGCCCGTTCTCGGTCGTGATTTTCTGCCCCAGGAAGATTTGCCCGGCTACCGCAGCGTGCTGCTGTCGTACAGCTTCTGGCAGAGCCGCTACCGGGGCGACCCCGGTGTACTGGGCCGCTCCTTGCGCTTAAATGGTCAACTTTTTACTATCGTCGGCGTCCTGCCGCAGGGCATATCTTTTAAATACGACGAACAGTTTCTTACCTCCTTTGGCTCCTGGCTGACCAAAGGCCGCAATCCAAAGCTGGGGATCAACGATCCGTGGGGCCGGGGCAATCACTTTTCAATGCTGATGATCGCCCGCCTCAGGACCGGTCATACCCTCGATCAGGCCCGCTCCGAACTGGCAGCGATCGCAGCCAGGCTCGCCCGTCAGTATCCCGATACCAACGCCACCACCCAGGCGCGAGCGGTTTCGCTGAGCGAGTTCGTCCTCGGCAACATTCGGACGACGCTACTGGTGTTGATGGCGGCAGTGCTTTTTGTGCTGCTGATTACAGCGGCGAACGTCGCCAACCTTCAGATCGCCCGCTCGGCAGCCCGGCGACGCGAGGTGGCACTGCGCACCGCCCTCGGAGCAAGCCGGGGACGGATTGTCCGCCAGCTTCTGACCGAGAGCCTGCTGCTGTCCAGCCTGGGAGCACTCATCGGCTTGATCGTAGCCTCGCTCAGCATCGCTCCGATCACCGCCTTGATCCCGGCAGATGTTCCAAGAGCCAGCCAGGTTGCGATCGATTTACCGGTGTTGCTCTTCGCGATCGGCGTGGCTGTGGCAGCTGGTGTTGGCTTTGGCGTAGGGCCGGCGATGGCTGCTGCCCGGACCAGTCCGGCAGAGGTGCTCAAGGAGGACAGCCGGGGGGCGATCGGCGGACGCAGGCAGGGGCGCTTGCGCAATAGTCTGATTGTCGCGGAAGTCGGGCTGGCTCTGGTTTTGCTCTGTGGAGCGGCCCTGATGCTGCAGAGTTTTATCAAACTGCGCAGCGTTGAGCCGGGCTTCAGCACCACCAGGACGTTGAGTGCCTACCTCAGTCTTCCTGCGCAGAGCTATCCAGATGCGGATGCGCAGCGGCGCTTTGCACAGCGTCTGATCGAACAGTTGCATACTCTACCAGGGGTGCGCTCAGCAGCGATCGTCAACGACATCCCGCTCACGCACTTTCAATCGGGCGCGCAGGTTGAAGTGCCGGGATATGTGGGCAAGGAGCTGCCTTACGCCGACTATCTAAGCACCAGCCCCGGCTACTTTGAGTTGATGGGCATTCCGCTGCTGGCCGGGCGGACTTTTGACGAGCAGGACCAGCCGGGCCAACCGGGAGCCGTCATTGTCAACGACCTTGTCGTCCGCCGCTTCTTCCCGGACGGCAACGCGGTCGGTAAGCGCCTGCGGCTACCGGGCATCTCCGACTGGCTCACGATCGTGGGAGTGGTCAGATGCATTCACCAAAACGATCTCAAGGAGCCGCCCAACCTCCAGGTGTACCGGCCTTTTGCCCAGGATCCCTGGGCTGAGATTGGGATCGTTCTTAAAAGCGACATTGCGCCTACCGCCCTTGCTGCCAGCCTGCAGCGCGCCGTCCAGAGCATCGATTCGGATTTGCCGGTGACAAAGGTGCGCTCCTTGCAGAAAGTGATCGACGACTCGGTACAGGCTCCGCGCCTGACGATGGTGCTGCTTGCGATCTTTGCCGGGATCGCCCTTGTGAACGCTGCTATCGGTATCTACGGGGTGATGAGCTATTCGGTGAGCCAGCGCACCCACGAGATCGGCGTGCGCATGGCCCTCGGTGCCCTGCCCGCCGACGTGCTCAAGCTGGTGGTCGGCCAGGGAATGCTGCTGGTGCTGGTAGGAGTGGCGATCGGGCTGGCGGGCGGCCTTGTCGGGTTGCAACTGTTGTCGAGCCTGCTTTTTGGCATCGGGGCGAGCGATCCGATCACTTTCGGGGCCGTGGCGATGTTGCTCGTGCTGGTGGCCCTCGTCGCCTGCTATCTGCCCGCTCGCCGGGCAACCCGGATCGATCCGGCCATCGCCCTGCGCTACGAGTAGGGCGCACCCGCCAGCGCCAGCTCCGAGCGCAAAAAGTCGATGAACTGGCGGGCGGTGCGCCCGGAGCGGCTGTTGTGGTGCATCACCCACTGCAGCGCACGGCGCTCGAGATCTTCGGCTGCCAGAGCAATGCCTGCCTGTTCTGCCAGGTAACGGACGATGCGCAGGTAGGTCTTCTGATCGGCGGGTTCAAACGTCAGCGTCAGTCCGAAGCGGTCGCTAAAGGACAGCTTCTCCTGCACCGTGTCCCAGGCGTGTACTTCCTCATCGCTGGGCCGGGGACGGTCGCCAAAAAATTCGCGAATCAGGTGGCGACGGTTGGAGGTGGCGTAGACGACGACATTTTGGGGACGGGCGGTCAGATTGCCTTCGAGGACGACCTTGAGCGCCTTGTAGGCTTCTTCGCCCTCCTCGAAGGACAGATCATCGACGAAGAGGACGAACTTGAGGGCGAGGGGGCGCAGGTGGTCGATGAGCAGGGGCAGCGCCTGCAGTTCGGACTTGGCGACCTCGATGAGGCGCAGGCCGCGTTCGGCGTACTCGCTCAGCATCGACTTGACCAGCGACGACTTGCCGGAGCCACGACTGCCATAGAGCAGAACGTGCAGCGCCGGATAGCCGGCAAGCAAAAATTCGGTATTGCGGCGCAGGGTGTCGCGCTGCTGTTCGTAGCCCACCAGCTCCTGCGATCGGATCTGCTCCGGGTGGGCGATGCCGACGAGTTCCCCTGCCTGCCAGCGCAGCGCCCGGTAGCGAGCAAAAAGACCGATTCCCGCCTCGCGGTAGTGCAGAGCGAGCCGGGGCAGCGCCTCTGCCCAGGTGCCGCCCCGATCAAAAAAAGGGACCACCTTCGGCCAGTGGGGCAACGGTACTGCCTGGCCTGTAACCTGCTCCATCCACAAAGCGATTTGCTCGCTTTCTAGATCGTGCAGCCGCTGTAGGATCTGCAGGTCGTGGCGGGCAGCCTCGACGAGCGCTGGGGGCAAGACCTGCACCTCGCAGTGCTGGAGCTGAGCTGAAAAAGGATTGTCCGCCTGCAAAACGGCCTCCACCAGAGCGTCCGGCCAGCTCTGGGCGCGCTCAGCCAGGGTTTTGAACCACAGGCCGTAAGCTTCCAGACAGCGGAGAATCTGGCTCTGGTTTCCGGGTGAGGCCGAGCCCAGTCCATCGAGCAACCCGAGCAAGGCCCGCACCGGCGGCGCTGTCAGCACCTCCTGATAGATAAGCAGGGAAGCAGCCTCCCGGCGCAGCCGACGCACTGTATCGTTGAAATCGCCCAAGCAGGTCTCTCCCAATACTTCTGCCCATTGTCGCCCTGCTGAGCGCCGGAGGAACGAGGAACATCCATCCTGGACGGTTCGTCCGGCAAACAAATAGTTAGATAACCTTACAATCAAAGGGGAGTTCGCCCTCCTTTGATCTCGGACTGCAGGACGATGCTGATTTCTGAGACGAGTGTCGAACAGTGCGCCGGCAGCATCGTCGAGACGCTGCCGCTATTCTTGCGCCTTATCCGCGCCGAGTTGCGCCGCCACCCGCGCCTGAACCTGTCGCTGCCGCAGTTGCGGGCGCTGGTCTACCTGCGCGATCAGCCCGGAGCGTCCGCCTCCGGCATGGCCGAGTACCTGGGGGTGACGCGGGCGACGGCCTCGACGACGATCGAGCGGCTGGTGCAGCGGGAACTGATCACGCGCACCGACGATCCCCAGGAGCGCCGCCGGGTGGTCTTGAATCTGACCGAGGCCGGTCACAGGCAACTGGAGCAGGCGAGTACGATTGCCCAGGAACGGGTGGCGGAGGCGCTGGCGGGTCTGTCTCCGTCGAGATTGCGCCGGATCAACGAGGGTCTGCTGCTGCTGCAGTCGGTACTCCACACGAGGGCGGGAATAACGCGATGACCGAGATGCTGGACAAGCAAAAAACGCGCCGAGGGGAGCAAAAAGTGTCGGGTGCTGCCCGTCGGGACTGGCGGCCCATCGTCCTCGGGCTGGTGGTGATCGCAATCGGCGTGTTCGCGCTGCGGACCCTCACCGATCCCGCCCGCGATGCGGATTCAAGGCCAAAGGGCAAACCGGCGGTCCCGGTGATAACGGCGGTGGCACAGCAACAGGCCGTTCCGGTCGAAGTCGATGCGGTGGGCAACGTCGAGGCAACCTCGACGGTATCGGTGCGCTCTCAAGTCGATGGGCAACTGCTGCGGGTCCATTTTCAGCAGGGCCAACTCGTCCATAAAGGCGATCTGCTCTTCAGCATCGACCCAAGACCCGCCCAGGCGGCGGTGGCTCAGGCGGAGGCCGCCGTCAACAAAGATCTGGCCGCCGTCGAGCAGGCGAGGGCGGTTCTCCTTAAAGACCAGGCCCAGCTGCGCACCGCCCGCCTCCAGGTGCAGCGCTACGAGCTACTGCGATCCCAGGGGGCGATCTCCCAGGACCAGTTCGACCAGTACCGCACCAACGCCGACGCCCTCGAAGCGACGGTGCGCGCCGATCAGGCCAATATCCGCAACGCCCAGGCGATCGTCAATTCCGACCGGGCGGCCCTCGCCAACGCCCGCGTCCAACTCAGTTACAGCACAATCCGCTCGCCTATCGAGGGCCGCACCGGCAGCCTCAACTTTTATGCCGGCGATCTGATCAAGGCCAACGACACGACCGCCCTGGTGACGATCAACCGGATTAGCCCGATCTACGTCACCTTCACCGTGCCGGAAGACCAGCTCGCAGCGATTCGCAGCGCGATGGCCCGCCACGAACTGAAGGTGAGCGCCAGTGCCCAGGGTGATAGCCGCATCGTCACCGGCAACTTGAGCTTTATCGACAACGCCGTCGATACGACCACCGGCACGATCAAGCTCAAGGCGACGTTTGCCAACAGCGACGGCTACCTCGTCCCCGGTCAGTTCGTCGATGCGAGCCTCACGGTCACGACCTTGAACAGGGCAGTGGTCGTGCCCTCCCAGGCGATCCAGACCAGTCAGCAGGGCCGCTTCGTCTTCGTCGTCCGCCCCGACCGCACCGTCCAGATGCAGCCCATCGAGAGTACTCTCACCTACAGGGGCCTGGCGGTGATAAATCGAGGCGTCCAGCCCGGCCAGACGGTCGTCACCGACGGCCAACTGCAACTGGTACCGGGGGCAAAGGTGCAGATCAAGCCGTCGTCGCCGGAGGCCGCTTCCCGATGAATCCTTCTGCCCTGTTTATCCGTCGCCCGATCACGACCACCCTGGTGATGATCGGGATCTTTATCTTTGGCTGCATCGCCTACCGTCTGCTGCCGGTGAGCGACCTGCCGAGCGTCGATTTTCCAACCATCCAGGTCTCGGCAAGCCAGCCCGGTGCCAGTCCCGACACGATGGCCTCGACGATCGCGACGCCGCTGGAGCGCCAGTTTGCGACGATTCCGGGCCTCGACTCGATGAACTCGACCAGCACCCTCGGTAACACCCAGATCACGCTGCAGTTTAATTTGAGCCGCAAGATCGACGGAGCGGCCCAGGACGTGCAGTCGGCGATTCAGGCGGCCTCCTCGATTTTGCCGCCGGGGATGCCCACCCCGCCTTCCTACCGCAAGGTCAACCCGGCGGATGCACCGATTCTGTACCTGGTGCTCACCTCGCCCACGCTCCCCCTCTCGCAGGTAGACGAGTACGCTGAAACCGACGTTGCCCAGCGCATCTCGATGGTGGGCGGCGTCGCCCAGGTCAACGTCTACGGTGCTCAAAAATACGCCGTGCGCGTCCAGCTCGACCCCTACGCCCTCGCCACGCGGGGCATCGGCATCGACGAGGTGCAGTCGGCGATTAAAACCGGCAACGTCAATCTGCCCTCCGGCACCCTCTACGGCAACTACCAGGCGTACAACCTCAACGCCAACGCCCAGCTCACCGATGCCGCCGCCTACCGCAAACTGGTCGTCGCCTACCGCAACGGTGCGCCGATTCGCCTTGAGCAGTTGGGCCGGGTAATCGACAGCGTCGAGAACGACAAGACCGCCGGTTGGTTCAACAACACCCGCTCGATCATCCTTGCCATCCAGCGCCAGCCCGGCGTCAACACGATCGACGTGGTAGACAGCATCAAAAAGCTCCTGCCCACCTTCAAGGAGCAACTGCCGGCGGCGGTCAACCTCGACATCATGTTCGACCGCTCCCAGTCGATCCGCGCCTCGGTAGGCGATGTGCAGTTTACGCTCGCAATCACGATCGGCCTGGTGGTGATGGTGATCTTTGTCTTCTTGCGCAACCTGACGGCGACGGTGATCCCCAGCCTGGCGCTGCCGCTGTCGATCGTCGCCACCTTCTCGGCAATGTATCTGTTGGGCTTTTCCCTCGACAATCTGTCGCTGGTCGCCCTCACCCTGGCGGTGGGCTTCGTCGTAGACGATGCGATCGTCGTGCTCGAAAATATCGTCCGCCACCAGGAGATGGGCGAGGACCGCCTGAGTGCTGCCTACAACGGCTCGCGCGAGATCTTCTTTACGATCTTGTCGATGACGATCTCGCTGGTGGCGGTCTTTATTCCGATTTTGTTTATGGGCGGGATTCTGGGCCGCCTTTTTAACGAATTTGCGGTGACGATGGCGGTGGCGATTCTCGTCTCGGGCTTTATCTCGCTCACGCTCACACCGATGCTCTGCAGCCGCTTTTTAAAAAATCCGGACCACGACGCCCAGCGGCGCAACCGCCTCTACATGGCCTCCGAGCGCGTCTTCGATGGTCTTTTGCACGCCTACGAGCGCAGTCTGCAGTGGGTACTCGCCCATCGCCGCTCGACGATGGCCGTCTTTGTCGCCGTGCTCGCCGCCACCGCCTGGCTGTTTGTGATCGTACCCAAGGGCTTCATCCCTACCGAGGACACAGGCCAGATCTCAGGCAGCACCCAGGCGGCCCAGGGCATCTCCTTCGACGATATGGTGCGCCACCAGAAGGCCGTGGCGGCGATCGTCGCCCGCAATCCCTACGTCGCCTCCTACAATTCGAGCGTCGGCAACGGCGGCACCAACGCGGGCCGCATCCAGATCCGTCTCAAACCTCGCTCCGAGCGCCCGAGCGCCGACGAGATCATCCAGCAGTTGCGCAAACAGGTCGGGGCGGTTCCCGGCATCCGCGTCTTCTTTCAAAATCCCCCCGCCATCCGCATCGGCGGCCAGCAGACCAACGCCCTCTACCAGTACACCCTCCAGGGCATCGACACCGACACGCTCTATCAGGTCGCTCCGGTTCTTGAAAATAAACTGCGCGCTCTGAGCGAACTGCAGGATGTCAACTCGGACCTGCAGCTGAAGAACCCCCAGGTCAACGTCGCCATCGACCGCGACAAGGCTGCCGCCCTGGGGATCACCGCCCAGCAGATCCAGAACGCCCTGGGCGCCGCCTACGGCAACCCGCAGGTCTCGCTCATCTACACCTCGACCAACCAGTACCGGGTGATTACGAGTGTCCTGCCGCGCTACCAGCGCAGCCCTTCTGCCCTCTCCCGGCTGTACGTGCGCGCCGGCAACGGCAAGCTGGTGCCCCTTTCGACGATCGCAAGTTTTAAGCTGGGGGCCGGGCCGCTCCAGGTCAACCACGTCGGCCAGTTCGCCTCCGCCACGATCTCGTTTAACCTCAAGCCCGGCGTCTCCCTGGGCGAGGCGACGAGCAAGATCGACCGGATTGCAAGATCGGTTCTGCCCGAGACGATCACCGGCAGCTTTCAAGGTTCCGCCCAGGCGTTCCAGTCGTCGATCACCAACCTCGGCCTGCTGCTCATCGTGGCGATTCTCGTGATCTACATTGTGCTCGGCGTGCTCTACGAGAGCTTCATCCACCCGCTCACCATCCTCTCAGGACTGCCCTCGGCGGGCTTTGGTGCGCTGCTCACGTTGCTCATCTTCAAGGTGGACCTGAATATCTACGCCTTTTTGGGCCTGATCTTGCTGGTGGGGATCGTCAAGAAAAACGCGATCATGATGATCGACTTTGCCCTGGAGGCGGAGCGCAACGACGGCAAGCCCGCCGAAGATGCGATCTACGCCGCCTGCCTGGTGCGCTTCAGGCCGATCATGATGACGACGGTGGCCGCCTTGATGGGCACGCTGCCCATCGCCCTGGGGCTTGGAGCCGGGGCGGAGACGCGCCAGCCCCTGGGCCTCGCCGTGGTGGGCGGCTTGCTCTTCTCCCAGGCAATCACGCTCTACATCACGCCGGTCATCTATCTGTATCTCGACCGCTGGGAGAAGAAGACCAACCCCGCTGCCCGCGAGCAGTACGCCGGGTAATCAGCCGGGCTGGGGCCGCTGTGGTATGCTAGGAAAGCTTGAAAATTTTGGAACGACTATGCCCCTGACGCAAGAGCGCAAACAGGAACTGATTGGCACCTATCAGGTCCACGAGACCGACACCGGCTCCCCCGAGATCCAGGTTGCGATGCTCAGCGACCGGATCAACCAGTTGACCGAGCACCTGCGCAGCCATCCCAAAGATTTTTCCTCGCGGCGCGGCCTGCTCAAGCTGATTGGCCGCCGCAAGCAGCTGCTCGCCTACCTGGCAGCCAACGAGGCCGAGCGCTACCGCGCCCTGGTCGAGCGGCTGGGCCTGCGCCGCTAGCGCCGCGATCATGGAACAGGGCCTATTTGCTGCTTCCCTGTTTCCGTACCTGCTCTTTCTCTGGTATGCCACCCGTTCGGGCCGCTTTCCAAAGCTGGCCCTTTACGGTTTTTATGGCACCCTCGTCTTCGTGGCGGTGACGATTCCTGTCGGAGCCTACTGCCAGTTCGTCCTCAAGCAGTCGCTCTCCAACGTCGATTGGCTGCACGGTCCTGCCGAATCGCTGCTCACGCTCTCCAATATCCTGGTCGTGCTTGGCTTCAAGCAGGCGCTCACCCAACCGCCCAAAAATCGGAGCTAGAGCCTGGTTTCTACTCCGCGAGTACCTGGTCGCGGATCGCGCCGTCCGCTGCCACCCAGCGCAGGGTTTCAGCGGCAATCGCGCGGCCATAGCCGATCGCCTCCTCGCCCTGGCGTCCTGTCAGTTCGATCTCGACGCGCTCCACTCCCTTGCGCCGCAGCGCCTGGGCAGCGGCGAGGGCCGCACCCCAGGCGCTGCGATCGACTGGAACCACCAGCCAGCCGCCAGCCGCCCGCTCCGTCGGCAGCCGCCCGGTGGGCAACAACACCTGCTGGAGCACTTCGAGGTTGAGGGCAAAACCGGCTCCGGGGGCAGCCCGACCGTAAGAACCCAACAGTTCGTCGTAGCGCCCGCCCCGGCCAATCAGACGATTGGCGGTGCTCACCTCGAAGATCAACCCCGTGTAATAGTCAAAAGCTTCTACCAGGCTCAAGTCGAGTACCACCGGCACCGAGCGCTCCCCGAGCCAGCCTGTGAGCAATTCCAGTTCCGTCAGCTCGGCGCGCTGACTGGGGCTGAGCGGCAGAGCTGACGCCTTGCTGAGCACCGCCTCCGGCTCGCCGCGCAGATCCAGTAGCAGCAGCAGTTGCGAGCGCACCGCCGCCTCTATCGCCT harbors:
- a CDS encoding efflux RND transporter periplasmic adaptor subunit, yielding MTEMLDKQKTRRGEQKVSGAARRDWRPIVLGLVVIAIGVFALRTLTDPARDADSRPKGKPAVPVITAVAQQQAVPVEVDAVGNVEATSTVSVRSQVDGQLLRVHFQQGQLVHKGDLLFSIDPRPAQAAVAQAEAAVNKDLAAVEQARAVLLKDQAQLRTARLQVQRYELLRSQGAISQDQFDQYRTNADALEATVRADQANIRNAQAIVNSDRAALANARVQLSYSTIRSPIEGRTGSLNFYAGDLIKANDTTALVTINRISPIYVTFTVPEDQLAAIRSAMARHELKVSASAQGDSRIVTGNLSFIDNAVDTTTGTIKLKATFANSDGYLVPGQFVDASLTVTTLNRAVVVPSQAIQTSQQGRFVFVVRPDRTVQMQPIESTLTYRGLAVINRGVQPGQTVVTDGQLQLVPGAKVQIKPSSPEAASR
- a CDS encoding efflux RND transporter permease subunit, with the translated sequence MNPSALFIRRPITTTLVMIGIFIFGCIAYRLLPVSDLPSVDFPTIQVSASQPGASPDTMASTIATPLERQFATIPGLDSMNSTSTLGNTQITLQFNLSRKIDGAAQDVQSAIQAASSILPPGMPTPPSYRKVNPADAPILYLVLTSPTLPLSQVDEYAETDVAQRISMVGGVAQVNVYGAQKYAVRVQLDPYALATRGIGIDEVQSAIKTGNVNLPSGTLYGNYQAYNLNANAQLTDAAAYRKLVVAYRNGAPIRLEQLGRVIDSVENDKTAGWFNNTRSIILAIQRQPGVNTIDVVDSIKKLLPTFKEQLPAAVNLDIMFDRSQSIRASVGDVQFTLAITIGLVVMVIFVFLRNLTATVIPSLALPLSIVATFSAMYLLGFSLDNLSLVALTLAVGFVVDDAIVVLENIVRHQEMGEDRLSAAYNGSREIFFTILSMTISLVAVFIPILFMGGILGRLFNEFAVTMAVAILVSGFISLTLTPMLCSRFLKNPDHDAQRRNRLYMASERVFDGLLHAYERSLQWVLAHRRSTMAVFVAVLAATAWLFVIVPKGFIPTEDTGQISGSTQAAQGISFDDMVRHQKAVAAIVARNPYVASYNSSVGNGGTNAGRIQIRLKPRSERPSADEIIQQLRKQVGAVPGIRVFFQNPPAIRIGGQQTNALYQYTLQGIDTDTLYQVAPVLENKLRALSELQDVNSDLQLKNPQVNVAIDRDKAAALGITAQQIQNALGAAYGNPQVSLIYTSTNQYRVITSVLPRYQRSPSALSRLYVRAGNGKLVPLSTIASFKLGAGPLQVNHVGQFASATISFNLKPGVSLGEATSKIDRIARSVLPETITGSFQGSAQAFQSSITNLGLLLIVAILVIYIVLGVLYESFIHPLTILSGLPSAGFGALLTLLIFKVDLNIYAFLGLILLVGIVKKNAIMMIDFALEAERNDGKPAEDAIYAACLVRFRPIMMTTVAALMGTLPIALGLGAGAETRQPLGLAVVGGLLFSQAITLYITPVIYLYLDRWEKKTNPAAREQYAG
- the rpsO gene encoding 30S ribosomal protein S15, with the protein product MPLTQERKQELIGTYQVHETDTGSPEIQVAMLSDRINQLTEHLRSHPKDFSSRRGLLKLIGRRKQLLAYLAANEAERYRALVERLGLRR
- a CDS encoding DUF3593 domain-containing protein, translating into MEQGLFAASLFPYLLFLWYATRSGRFPKLALYGFYGTLVFVAVTIPVGAYCQFVLKQSLSNVDWLHGPAESLLTLSNILVVLGFKQALTQPPKNRS
- a CDS encoding ATP phosphoribosyltransferase regulatory subunit, which gives rise to MYQPPTGVRDLLPLDVSQKLWIEKRLQSVFTRWGYQRIITPTLERLETLQASGSVDLSSILQLRDAEGVSLGLRPDPTPSLARAVATRLADAPPPVRLWYQMNVFRSTAQPQEFYQAGVELIGADGALADAEVLLVLAECLEELALPDWTLILGAVGFTRSWLLEVSEPARGRLRRALARLDRVAILEEEAIEAAVRSQLLLLLDLRGEPEAVLSKASALPLSPSQRAELTELELLTGWLGERSVPVVLDLSLVEAFDYYTGLIFEVSTANRLIGRGGRYDELLGSYGRAAPGAGFALNLEVLQQVLLPTGRLPTERAAGGWLVVPVDRSAWGAALAAAQALRRKGVERVEIELTGRQGEEAIGYGRAIAAETLRWVAADGAIRDQVLAE